The following nucleotide sequence is from Cytobacillus sp. IB215665.
AATTAAACCGTAATCTCGATCTGATAACATTAAATTTTGTTTAATAAATGTAACTTCTTGAGAATCCAAAGCAAATCCTATTAACATTGCAAATTGAAACAACAAATAAACAATAAAAACAAACTTCGCTGTTATCACAAACTCTCTAACTTCCTTCCAATCACGCACTAACGTTTTCAATCGAATCGGTTCCCGAATTTTTGATAAGTCCTCATCGACATTAGGAAGAAGATAAATGAATAACGAACAAATGATAAAGGTAATCGAGTTTATGAAAATACATAAATCTGTACCTACGTACATGATTAGTACTCCTGCAATTGCTGGACCTAACAAAAATGCACCTGAGTTCGTCATACTCATCATCGAGTTAAATCTTTTTCGATTTTCAGGTGGAACCAATTTAGTTATGTATACAGCTGAGCTTGGACCAAAAAATGCACCAACCATATTTATCAACAACAGGATAAAATAAATAGCCCAAAGTGATTCAATAAAAGGAATTAAGAATACTAATGCACCTCTCACTATATCAATGAAAATCATAAGCCTTCTTTTGTTTATTCTATCAATCACACTCCCCGCCCAAGTATTAGTTATTAACATCGCGATAGGTCGAATAACATATAAACCAGCAACTGCTGCTGCTGATCCTGTTAAATCTAATATTGAAATATTAAGTGCAATTAAGTATATCCAATTCCCTAAATACGATATTCCTATCCCTGATAATAAAAGGATAGGTTTTTTCCATGAAACCATTCTTTCACCTCTTATGAAAATCTTTACATTGAATGAATAAACTACCACATATTATCCTACACATACAGTAAATCAACAACCTTTATACTAACGAAAATTCATAGTAAGAATTCTTATGTCAAACATTGTTTTCTCATTGTTACTTTTCATACTAAAATATTCATTAATAATATGTAAAACCTACACTCTATTATTTGTTTGGTAGCAGTATAAATACTAGAATTTAATAAGTTATTGCCTTTATCACATCATAGATAAAAATTGAGACCATCACTTATTCCACAACATTTCAGCAAGATTATATAGTGAGTTATGCTGTTTTATACGATATTGACGTCCTTCTTTCACTAATAGCCCCTTATCGCAAAATTGTGCAAGTACATGCATTAAGTGTCGATAGGAAACACCTAAAAATTCACAAACAGTTACGTGTTTCTCCATATATATGCCATTATCAGAGGTATTTAAGATAAATTCCGCAAGACGGTTTTCAAGTGGGAATGATAAACTTTGCGAATATTTTGCAGCCATTATTGTTGATTTCAAACTTAATAATTTACTTAGTTCACGTAGAAATACCACATCTTCTAGTAATTGTTTACGATAGCGATGAAGAGGTAGTGCAAGACAAATAGTCTTGGTAGATGCTTGTATTCCTTTTGTATAATAAACCTCATTTAATAATTCCATTTCCCCAATATATTCCTTAGGGCTAACAAAATTTAATAAAGAGACTTTTCCGTTTTGATGCGTTACATAAATTTTTGCTTTACCTTCGATGACATAAAATAAAAAATTCGGCACGCTGCCTTCTTGGATAATCCATTCATCCCTTTTATATTCATGAACCTCGATAAATTCGTCAATCGGAAAAGAAAACAAAGCCTCAATAGAGCTCTCTTTTAAATAATGTAGTCTTTTCTCATCTTTATAAATTCTCATTATCCACCTCAAAATATGAGATATCTCATATTATTACATTCATATTCATTATATCATTCAAACAAAGGAGAGATATAAATGAATACACAACGGTGGATGAGCAGACAGTTCTTTAGTTTTTTTGTGACATGGGGTGTTTTCCTCCCTTACTGGACAGGGTGGATGATCCATATAAAAGGAATGACAATTTCTCAAACTGGATTAATAATGAGCTTAAGTTTGATTGCAAGAGGTATTTCAACGTTAATTGTTTTCCCACTATTATCAGGAAAATTAAGTAGTAAAACGATATTAAATGGTGCTTCAATCGGCACATTAATTGTTCTCCTCTTTTGTATTCCAGCTAGTTCTTTCACTAGTTTACTAGTGGTATCATTACTCTTACATGTTTTTTATCCAACTTTGATGCCCGCATTAGATAGTGCAGCTGGCGTCCTTATGAAAAATAATGAGTTAAAAAATTACGGGAAAAGTAGACTATGGGGATCTATTGGATTTGTAGTGGCTGGTATAATCGTAGCTATCTTTATTGATCTTATGGGGAATAACGTAATTTTATGGGCAATGTTATTAGGAGTAATTGTTTTCATGATCCTCGGCTTTATGCAAACACCCAACGTTTTATCAAAAAAATCACACAGTGCCCAAACAATAAAAGGAGGTATAGTAAGGTTATTTAGGAACAGCCACTTTGTTGTAGTACTCGTCATAGTAATATTATTGCAAGCTTCACACGCTTCTTATTACAATTACGGCTATATTTTTTTACAAGAAATACATGCACCAAACTATTTAATAGGTTTTATTATTAACATTGCGGTAATTGCTGAAATTATTTTCTTTGCTATCGCAGATAAAAGATTTTACAAATTTTCAGTAGCTACTTTACTAACACTAGCAGCACTTGGTTCATCGATACGGTGGGTCATAGTATTTGCTTTTCCGAATGTTATTATTTTTAGTATTTCACAAATATTGCATGCATTCTCGTTTGCAATGGCGCATTATGCTTTTATGAAATTTTTAAACAAAAATATTCCGTA
It contains:
- a CDS encoding MFS transporter, whose product is MVSWKKPILLLSGIGISYLGNWIYLIALNISILDLTGSAAAVAGLYVIRPIAMLITNTWAGSVIDRINKRRLMIFIDIVRGALVFLIPFIESLWAIYFILLLINMVGAFFGPSSAVYITKLVPPENRKRFNSMMSMTNSGAFLLGPAIAGVLIMYVGTDLCIFINSITFIICSLFIYLLPNVDEDLSKIREPIRLKTLVRDWKEVREFVITAKFVFIVYLLFQFAMLIGFALDSQEVTFIKQNLMLSDRDYGLIVSITGIGVLAGSLIAAIVTKKVPLKFYLGGGILLTSIGYLLFYSSDNFITATAAFVFLGFFMAFANAGYATFFQNSIPVHIMGRFGSIAEMVQGMIQIGFTLILGVLAEWFSLQLVSVLFSIAAILFAVTLLIIVSMPSKSTYFKENMNEIAG
- the yeiL gene encoding transcriptional regulator YeiL, coding for MRIYKDEKRLHYLKESSIEALFSFPIDEFIEVHEYKRDEWIIQEGSVPNFLFYVIEGKAKIYVTHQNGKVSLLNFVSPKEYIGEMELLNEVYYTKGIQASTKTICLALPLHRYRKQLLEDVVFLRELSKLLSLKSTIMAAKYSQSLSFPLENRLAEFILNTSDNGIYMEKHVTVCEFLGVSYRHLMHVLAQFCDKGLLVKEGRQYRIKQHNSLYNLAEMLWNK
- a CDS encoding MFS transporter, coding for MNTQRWMSRQFFSFFVTWGVFLPYWTGWMIHIKGMTISQTGLIMSLSLIARGISTLIVFPLLSGKLSSKTILNGASIGTLIVLLFCIPASSFTSLLVVSLLLHVFYPTLMPALDSAAGVLMKNNELKNYGKSRLWGSIGFVVAGIIVAIFIDLMGNNVILWAMLLGVIVFMILGFMQTPNVLSKKSHSAQTIKGGIVRLFRNSHFVVVLVIVILLQASHASYYNYGYIFLQEIHAPNYLIGFIINIAVIAEIIFFAIADKRFYKFSVATLLTLAALGSSIRWVIVFAFPNVIIFSISQILHAFSFAMAHYAFMKFLNKNIPYEQIPMAQGIYSGFALSWGTAAFTILGGYLYEIESTFAFIGMLFCTIPAILLAFSYRKLEHKTN